One Alligator mississippiensis isolate rAllMis1 chromosome 12, rAllMis1, whole genome shotgun sequence DNA window includes the following coding sequences:
- the VHL gene encoding von Hippel-Lindau disease tumor suppressor isoform X2 produces MAAGAALRMRAGRRALRPDWRRGDAAGPGGGGGGGGGAGRRARDAALPQQPRAGAGHLWLFRDAGTDDRLLVNKMELFEPTRNVDGNYILADITLPVFTLKERCLQVVRSLVNPVDYRRLDIVQSLYEELEDHPNIRKDIIRLSLERSEMLRNGAPE; encoded by the exons ATGGCGGCCGGCGCTGCTCTGCGCATGCGCGCGGGGCGGCGTGCACTTCGGCCGGACTGGCGGCGCGGAGATGCCGCAGGGCCCGGGGGAGGcggcggtggcggtggcggcgCCGGGCGGCGGGCGCGGGACGCTGCGCTCCCCCAACAGCCGCGAGCCGGCGCAG GGCATCTTTGGCTATTCAGAGATGCGGGGACAGATGACAGACTTCTTGTCAACAAGATGGAGCTGTTTGAGCCTACTCGCAACGTGGATGGGAACTACATATTGGCAGACATCACACTACCTG TGTTCACCCTGAAAGAGAGATGCCTTCAGGTTGTTCGCAGTCTGGTAAACCCAGTGGACTACAGGAGATTGGACATTGTTCAGTCTTTATATGAAGAGTTAGAAGATCATCCCAACATTAGGAAGGATATCATTCGGCTGTCTCTGGAAAGAAGTGAAATGCTAAGGAATGGAGCTCCTGAATAA
- the VHL gene encoding von Hippel-Lindau disease tumor suppressor isoform X1 yields MPQGPGEAAVAVAAPGGGRGTLRSPNSREPAQVIFRNWSPRLVLPVWLDFEGRPQSYPVLQPGTGRRMHSYVGHLWLFRDAGTDDRLLVNKMELFEPTRNVDGNYILADITLPVFTLKERCLQVVRSLVNPVDYRRLDIVQSLYEELEDHPNIRKDIIRLSLERSEMLRNGAPE; encoded by the exons ATGCCGCAGGGCCCGGGGGAGGcggcggtggcggtggcggcgCCGGGCGGCGGGCGCGGGACGCTGCGCTCCCCCAACAGCCGCGAGCCGGCGCAGGTGATCTTCCGCAACTGGAGCCCGCGCCTGGTGCTGCCGGTGTGGCTGGACTTCGAGGGCAGGCCGCAGAGCTACCCCGTGCTGCAGCCCGGCACCGGTCGCCGCATGCACAGCTACGTGG GGCATCTTTGGCTATTCAGAGATGCGGGGACAGATGACAGACTTCTTGTCAACAAGATGGAGCTGTTTGAGCCTACTCGCAACGTGGATGGGAACTACATATTGGCAGACATCACACTACCTG TGTTCACCCTGAAAGAGAGATGCCTTCAGGTTGTTCGCAGTCTGGTAAACCCAGTGGACTACAGGAGATTGGACATTGTTCAGTCTTTATATGAAGAGTTAGAAGATCATCCCAACATTAGGAAGGATATCATTCGGCTGTCTCTGGAAAGAAGTGAAATGCTAAGGAATGGAGCTCCTGAATAA